The Daucus carota subsp. sativus chromosome 2, DH1 v3.0, whole genome shotgun sequence genome includes a window with the following:
- the LOC108192327 gene encoding sister chromatid cohesion 1 protein 3 has protein sequence MYEPVEKKVHNFIDVEFKEDHCDNWEEVEENEKHAQWKEGDVREELIMYPEVPLAMRMSSHLLFGIVRIHAQQVESLLRDSNTLLIEIRNAFTSTDLMNLSHATFGSVLPDKFKLDSLDIDTDFSESSWDNHLKDTKEITLEDYSGTLVGATLGAEHCDPSNRQLRAALLSYNDGYPSYQGTEIMREAAFFQYASEMDLFCPDQREDRLEPDWDLMKILEKTEADNLGVELVPAASPLSSQQHQQPISILSEETPEFLDPDSDYGWASPTLQIPSIPQPQQTLPKEMISHQYDINTTILSDKFMKKRMADSSSILRPRKNFRRDPLGRWRQNKRIRKDAVFFEPLLTGLGSDLCEAYRKDFICGKPYLCAPVNVDNMEIDHEISTENNSPNRVWYSPIEFTPSPTGGHALGGDTSSLIDQVEPTNWDSTRVHEKYAATPGSNEITASLKGTPGEGPYNPEIRTSCDGELSFLAEDDNNSQGPQQTTPGYSSWKSEGEPLSARTRSVARFLKDRSSVTPVIERDHQSINVSLDTILEGKRRKVCARMVFETLVLKTCSLVDVKQENPYGDVVLTVTPKLSKELFSI, from the exons ATGTATGAACCCGTTGAGAAAAAGGTCCACAATTTTATAGATGTGGAGTTTAAGGAAGACCATTGTGACAATTGGGaggaagttgaagaaaatgagaaACATGCTCAATGGAAGGAGGGTGATGTGAGAGAAG AATTGATCATGTACCCTGAAGTGCCTCTGGCAATGAGGATGTCTAGTCATCTTCTGTTTGGAATTGTTCGAATACACGCCCAACAAGTGGAGTCTCTTCTTAGAGACTCCAATACTCTCCTGATAGAGATACGGAATGCTTTTACTTCAACAGACctgatgaatctgagtcatgcAACATTCGGGTCTGTCTTGCCTGACAAGTTCAAACTTGATTCCTTAGACATTGATACTGATTTCagtgagag TTCTTGGGACAATCATCTGAAGGACACCAAAGAAATAACCCTTGAAG ATTATTCTGGCACACTTGTGGGTGCAACTCTCGGTGCTGAACACTGTGATCCTTCTAATCGCCAGCTGAGAGCTGCATTGCTAAGTTACAATGATGGTTATCCAAGTTATCAAGGAACTGAAATCATGCGTGAGGCAGCTTTCTTTCAGTATGCTTCTGAAATGGATCTCTTTTGCCCAGACCAAAGGGAAGACAGATTGGAACCAGATTGGGATCTgatgaaaatcttggaaaaaacAGAAGCCGATAATTTAGGTGTTGAGTTAGTTCCAGCAGCTTCTCCTCTTTCATCTCAACAACACCAACAGCCAATTTCTATTTTATCAGAAGAGACTCCGGAATTTTTGGACCCTGACAGTGATTACG GATGGGCATCACCTACCTTGCAGATTCCTTCAATTCCTCAGCCTCAGCAGACCCTTCCCAAAGAAATGATAAGCCATCAATATGATATTAACACAACAATTCTGAGTGACAA GTTTATGAAGAAAAGGATGGCTGATTCCAGCAGCATCCTGCGTCCAAGAAAGAATTTCCGACGAGACCCTCTGGGCAGGTGGAGGCAGAACAAAAGAATCAGAAAAGATGCTGTATTTTTTGAGCCTTTGTTAACTG GGTTGGGCAGTGACCTCTGTGAGGCATACCGGAAAGACTTCATTTGCGGAAAACCTTATTTATGTGCTCCGGTCAATGTTGACAACATGGAAATTGACCATGAAATATCAACGGAAAACAATTCCCCGAATAGGGTTTGGTATTCTCCCATCGAGTTCACTCCTTCTCCAACTGGAGGACATGCCCTTGGGGGTGATACCAGCTCATTGATTGATCAAGTGGAGCCAACCAACTGGGACAGCACACGGGTCCATGAAAAATACGCTGCTACACCAGGGTCTAACGAAATAACGGCGTCTTTGAAGGGCACACCGGGTGAAGGTCCATATAATCCAGAAATCAGGACTTCTTGTGATGGC GAATTATCTTTTTTGGCAGAGGATGATAATAATTCACAAG GGCCACAGCAAACCACTCCTGGCTACTCCTCGTGGAAATCAGAAGGTGAACCACTATCTGCAAGGACGAG ATCTGTGGCTCGATTCCTTAAGGACAGATCATCAGTCACTCCGGTCATTGAAAGAGACCACCAATCCATAAATGTTAGTCTGGATACGATCTTAGAAGGAAAAAGAAGGAAAGTTTGTGCTCGAATGGTCTTTGAGACGCTT GTTTTAAAGACTTGTAGCCTTGTAGATGTCAAGCAAGAAAATCCATACGGTGACGTCGTTTTGACGGTGACGCCAaaactttccaaagaactatttTCCATCTGA